A region of Pseudomonas saponiphila DNA encodes the following proteins:
- a CDS encoding amidase: protein MKRRAWVRRHPLLGLLLLALLLLLGWGWQQRVALQAFPDILGAYTAKEYCSCRYVMQQPAEDCRAYVRQYLPISGFDDEPQARRVTASALGRTHSASWLGPREGCRLDP from the coding sequence ATGAAGCGCCGGGCCTGGGTGCGCCGTCATCCGCTGCTCGGCCTGTTGCTGCTGGCGCTGCTCCTGCTGCTGGGCTGGGGCTGGCAGCAGCGGGTGGCGCTGCAGGCGTTTCCCGACATCCTCGGGGCCTACACCGCCAAGGAGTACTGCTCCTGCCGTTACGTCATGCAACAACCTGCCGAGGACTGCCGCGCCTACGTGCGCCAGTACCTGCCCATCAGCGGTTTCGATGATGAGCCGCAGGCCCGGCGAGTCACCGCCAGCGCCCTGGGGCGGACCCACAGCGCCTCCTGGCTGGGCCCCCGCGAAGGCTGCCGCCTCGATCCCTGA
- a CDS encoding phospholipase D-like domain-containing protein, with protein sequence MRAAVFPWREGNRFELLIDGPEFFPRMLLAIVRAQEQVELELYLVEAGACAEAMVQALVQAAERGVRVRCLFDDYGSLAFTQPLRLRLTHAGVELRFYNRLKWRQGLLNLYRDHRKLLLVDQSLAMVGGTGVTDDFWQPKDNSCDWHEVMVEIAGPAVRDWQRLFDRQWSANLHRGAWKPSVDFGLPYLPRIPDSGQGMGRVAYADSRQHRDILHSLIRALHSGQQRIWLATPYFLPTWSVRRSLRKAAARGLDVRLLLTGPNTDHPAVRYAGHRYYPRLLKAGVRIFEYQPRFLHLKMALVDDWVSVGSCNFDHWNLRFNLEANLEALDPSLTRAVAASFEADFAQSEEISLAQWRNRPLWRRIKQRIWGWVDRLVVNLLDRRG encoded by the coding sequence ATGCGCGCGGCGGTGTTCCCCTGGCGTGAAGGCAACCGCTTCGAGTTGCTGATCGATGGTCCCGAATTCTTTCCGCGCATGCTGCTGGCCATCGTCCGTGCCCAGGAGCAGGTGGAGCTGGAACTGTATCTGGTGGAGGCCGGTGCCTGCGCCGAGGCCATGGTCCAGGCCCTGGTCCAGGCCGCCGAGCGCGGGGTGCGGGTGCGCTGCCTGTTCGACGACTACGGCAGCCTGGCCTTTACCCAGCCCCTGCGCCTGCGCCTGACCCATGCCGGTGTCGAATTGCGCTTCTACAACCGCCTGAAATGGCGTCAGGGCCTGCTCAACCTGTACCGCGACCATCGCAAACTGCTGTTGGTGGACCAGTCCCTGGCGATGGTGGGCGGCACCGGGGTCACCGATGATTTCTGGCAGCCCAAGGACAACAGCTGCGACTGGCATGAAGTGATGGTGGAGATTGCCGGCCCTGCGGTGCGTGACTGGCAGCGGCTGTTTGACCGGCAATGGAGTGCCAACCTGCACCGGGGCGCCTGGAAGCCCAGTGTGGATTTCGGCCTGCCCTATCTGCCGCGCATACCTGACTCGGGGCAGGGCATGGGCCGGGTGGCGTATGCCGACTCTCGCCAGCATCGCGACATCCTGCACTCTCTGATCCGCGCCCTGCACAGCGGCCAGCAGCGCATCTGGCTGGCAACGCCGTACTTCTTGCCCACCTGGTCGGTGCGCCGCTCATTGCGCAAGGCCGCGGCCCGGGGGCTCGATGTGCGCCTGCTGCTGACCGGGCCGAACACCGATCACCCGGCGGTGCGCTATGCCGGGCACCGTTACTACCCACGCCTGCTCAAGGCCGGCGTGCGGATCTTCGAGTACCAGCCGCGTTTTCTGCATTTGAAGATGGCCCTGGTGGACGACTGGGTCAGCGTGGGCTCGTGCAACTTCGATCACTGGAACCTGCGCTTCAACCTGGAAGCCAACCTCGAAGCCCTGGACCCGTCGCTGACCCGCGCGGTAGCGGCCAGTTTCGAGGCGGATTTCGCCCAGAGCGAAGAGATCAGCCTGGCGCAGTGGCGCAACCGGCCGTTGTGGCGGCGGATCAAGCAGCGGATCTGGGGCTGGGTCGATCGTCTGGTGGTCAACCTGCTGGACCGGCGCGGCTGA
- a CDS encoding YceI family protein, producing MRTPIRLLLSLLGVLALPVQANWYLDNESSRVSFVSTKNANISEVQRFLVLHGKVDGKGQALLQIELDSVSSGIPLRDERMRQELFQVQQFPEAQITAQINLRPINDLAPGAQIELLLPVTVTLHGQEHTYNAELLATRLDDRRFQVVTLEPLVLNAEDFNLAPGLDSLRKLAGLSAISFSVPVGAVLIFTAR from the coding sequence ATGCGTACGCCGATCCGCCTACTTCTCAGCCTGCTCGGGGTACTGGCACTGCCGGTCCAGGCCAACTGGTACCTGGACAACGAGTCATCCCGCGTGTCCTTCGTCTCCACCAAGAACGCCAATATTTCCGAAGTCCAGCGCTTCCTGGTGCTGCATGGCAAGGTCGATGGCAAGGGCCAGGCGCTGCTGCAGATCGAGCTGGACTCGGTCAGCAGCGGCATTCCTCTGCGCGATGAACGCATGCGCCAGGAACTGTTCCAGGTGCAGCAGTTTCCCGAGGCGCAGATCACCGCGCAGATCAACCTGCGCCCGATCAACGACCTGGCTCCCGGTGCGCAGATCGAGCTGCTGCTGCCGGTCACCGTGACCCTGCACGGCCAGGAACACACGTACAACGCCGAACTGCTGGCCACCCGCCTGGATGACCGGCGCTTTCAGGTGGTGACCCTGGAACCCCTGGTGCTCAACGCCGAAGACTTCAACCTGGCCCCGGGGCTGGACAGCCTGCGCAAGCTCGCGGGGCTTTCGGCCATCAGTTTCTCGGTGCCGGTGGGTGCGGTGCTGATCTTCACGGCGCGCTGA
- a CDS encoding serine hydrolase domain-containing protein, whose protein sequence is MAKAPILLALLVCLYLPAWAEEWPAEQWSWGPAVSGPGLKALEDYAFEPRDEESRQGIRTDALLVIRDGQLLYERYAGTTGPQTPHLIWSASKSLLAVVLGVAFGEGRFQLQDPAAQYYPALQRHPRITLADLLHWASGLDWQEDYEYAPLNSSVVAMLYTRGHRDMAAFAAQQATAARAGQVFRYSSGDSNLLAASLRGIVGPERYADYPWHALFEPLGITHAVWERDAAGTFVASSYLYLTARDLARIGLLMQRDGRWRDRQLLPKAWVEFCRTPFAGYRANQDVAVAGGHWWLNRAVDGAPRPWPDAPADTYAALGHWGQALYILPAERLVIVRYGDDRDGSYRHNELLKRVLAVFPEPSPP, encoded by the coding sequence ATGGCCAAGGCCCCGATCCTGCTGGCATTGCTTGTGTGCCTCTACTTGCCGGCCTGGGCCGAGGAGTGGCCGGCGGAGCAATGGAGTTGGGGCCCGGCCGTCAGCGGCCCGGGGCTCAAGGCTCTGGAGGACTACGCCTTCGAGCCCAGAGATGAAGAGTCCCGGCAAGGCATTCGCACCGACGCCTTGCTGGTGATCCGCGATGGCCAGCTGCTTTACGAGCGCTATGCCGGCACCACCGGACCGCAGACTCCCCATCTCATCTGGTCGGCCAGCAAGAGTCTGCTGGCGGTGGTGCTGGGCGTTGCCTTCGGTGAAGGCCGCTTCCAGCTGCAGGACCCTGCCGCACAGTATTACCCGGCGCTGCAGCGGCATCCGCGCATCACCCTGGCCGACTTGCTGCACTGGGCCTCGGGCCTGGACTGGCAGGAAGACTACGAATACGCACCGCTCAACTCCTCGGTGGTGGCCATGCTCTACACCCGGGGCCACCGGGACATGGCCGCATTCGCCGCACAGCAGGCGACGGCCGCGCGGGCGGGGCAGGTGTTTCGCTACTCCAGTGGCGACAGCAACCTGCTGGCGGCCAGTCTGCGGGGGATAGTGGGGCCCGAGCGCTACGCGGACTACCCCTGGCACGCGCTGTTCGAACCCCTGGGAATCACCCATGCCGTGTGGGAGCGCGACGCGGCCGGCACCTTCGTTGCTTCGTCCTACCTGTACCTGACGGCTCGGGATCTGGCGCGGATCGGCCTGTTGATGCAGCGCGATGGCCGCTGGCGCGACCGGCAATTGCTGCCCAAGGCCTGGGTCGAATTCTGTCGCACCCCCTTTGCCGGCTACCGGGCCAACCAGGACGTGGCCGTGGCGGGCGGGCACTGGTGGCTCAACCGCGCGGTGGACGGTGCGCCCCGGCCCTGGCCGGATGCGCCGGCGGACACTTATGCGGCGCTGGGACACTGGGGCCAGGCGCTGTACATCCTGCCCGCCGAGCGCCTGGTGATCGTGCGCTATGGCGACGACCGTGATGGCAGCTATCGGCACAACGAGCTGCTCAAGCGGGTCCTGGCGGTCTTTCCCGAACCGAGTCCGCCATGA
- a CDS encoding M20 aminoacylase family protein has product MTRHQHILAWLNDIAGDLRAIRHDIHAHPELGFEEQRTSALVARCLEEWGYQVHTGVGRTGVVGVLRNGTGTRALGLRADMDALPIIENTGVPYSSRHGGCMHACGHDGHTTILLGAARYLAATRTFDGTLNLIFQPAEEGQGGAEAMLADGLLERFPCDALFGLHNMPGLPAGHLGFREGPMMASQDLLEVIVEGVGGHGSMPHLAVDPLVAAASMVMALQTVVARNIDAQEAAVVTVGALQAGEAANVIPQQALLRLSLRALNAPVREQMLERVKAIIRTQAESFGCRASIEHRPAYPVLINSPEETEFARRVGVELVGAEAVDGNTPKLMGSEDFGWMLQRCPGSYLFIGNGVAQPMVHNPGYDFNDDILLTGAAYWAALAESWLKPS; this is encoded by the coding sequence ATGACCCGACACCAGCACATCCTTGCCTGGCTCAATGACATTGCCGGCGACCTGCGGGCCATCCGGCACGACATTCATGCCCACCCGGAACTGGGGTTCGAGGAACAGCGCACCTCGGCGCTGGTGGCGCGTTGCCTGGAGGAGTGGGGTTACCAGGTGCATACCGGCGTTGGCCGCACCGGGGTCGTTGGGGTTCTGCGCAACGGCACGGGCACCCGCGCCCTGGGGCTGCGGGCGGACATGGACGCCTTGCCGATCATCGAGAACACCGGGGTTCCCTACAGCAGTCGCCACGGCGGTTGCATGCATGCCTGCGGGCATGACGGCCACACCACCATCCTGCTGGGGGCGGCGCGCTACCTGGCCGCGACCCGAACGTTCGACGGCACCCTGAACCTGATCTTCCAGCCCGCCGAAGAGGGCCAGGGCGGCGCCGAGGCGATGCTTGCCGATGGCCTGCTGGAGCGCTTCCCCTGTGATGCGCTGTTTGGCCTGCACAACATGCCCGGGCTGCCGGCCGGGCACCTGGGGTTTCGCGAGGGGCCGATGATGGCCTCCCAGGATCTGCTCGAGGTGATAGTCGAAGGCGTCGGCGGCCATGGCTCCATGCCGCACCTGGCGGTGGACCCGCTAGTGGCGGCGGCGAGCATGGTGATGGCCTTGCAGACCGTGGTGGCACGCAATATCGACGCTCAGGAAGCCGCGGTGGTGACGGTCGGTGCCCTGCAGGCCGGCGAGGCGGCCAACGTGATTCCCCAGCAGGCGCTGTTGCGCCTGAGCCTGCGGGCCCTCAATGCACCGGTGCGCGAGCAGATGCTGGAGCGGGTCAAGGCGATCATCCGCACCCAGGCCGAAAGCTTTGGCTGCCGCGCCAGCATCGAGCATCGCCCGGCTTATCCGGTGCTGATCAACAGCCCGGAAGAAACCGAGTTCGCCCGGCGGGTCGGGGTCGAGCTGGTGGGGGCCGAGGCGGTCGACGGCAACACCCCCAAGCTGATGGGCAGCGAGGACTTCGGCTGGATGCTGCAACGCTGCCCCGGCAGCTACCTGTTCATCGGCAACGGTGTGGCGCAGCCGATGGTGCATAACCCGGGTTACGACTTCAACGACGACATCCTGCTGACCGGCGCGGCCTATTGGGCTGCCCTCGCGGAAAGCTGGCTCAAGCCCTCCTGA
- a CDS encoding amidase — protein MIQHSDAVACESIVELDALALSRAIHARELSCREVMQAYLQQIERYNPHFNALVSLGDPGELLARADERDRQLDRGQSMGWMHGMPQAIKDLAATAGLTTSLGSPLFAEQVPQVDAISVARVRACGAIIVGKSNVPEFGLGSHTYNQLFGTTGNAYDSSLSAGGSSGGAAVALALRMLPVADGSDMMGSLRNPAAFNNLFGMRPSQGRVPFGPTPELFVQQLATEGPMGRTVADVARLLSTQAGYDPRVPLSLKEDPALLQAPLQRDVRGLRLGWLGDYNGYLAMEQGILSLCEKALADFTRLGCEVESCQPDFSMAQLWDCWLVHRHWLVQGSLGLLHGDPDKRRWLKPEARWEVEGAANLSAADVYRASQSRSDWYRALQRLFERYDFLLLPTAQVFPFDARQAWPRQINGQEMDTYHRWMEVVIGPTLAGLPSISIPVGFNLAGRPMGMQIIGPAQADHAVLQLAHAHEQLTQWVRQRPPGNLL, from the coding sequence TTGATTCAGCACAGCGATGCCGTGGCCTGCGAGTCCATCGTCGAGCTGGACGCCCTGGCGCTGTCCAGGGCGATCCATGCGCGCGAGCTGTCCTGCCGCGAGGTGATGCAGGCCTACCTGCAACAGATCGAGCGCTACAACCCGCATTTCAATGCGCTGGTGTCCCTGGGCGATCCGGGCGAGTTGCTGGCCCGGGCCGACGAGCGCGACCGGCAACTGGACCGGGGGCAGTCCATGGGCTGGATGCATGGCATGCCCCAGGCGATCAAGGATCTGGCAGCCACCGCGGGGCTGACCACCAGCCTGGGTTCGCCGCTGTTCGCCGAACAGGTGCCCCAGGTGGACGCCATCAGCGTGGCCCGGGTGCGGGCCTGTGGCGCGATCATCGTCGGCAAGAGCAACGTGCCGGAGTTCGGCCTGGGCTCCCATACCTACAACCAGCTGTTCGGCACCACCGGCAATGCCTACGACAGCAGCCTGAGCGCCGGCGGCAGCAGCGGCGGGGCGGCAGTGGCCCTGGCCCTGCGCATGCTGCCGGTGGCCGATGGCAGCGACATGATGGGCTCGTTGCGCAATCCGGCGGCCTTCAACAACCTGTTCGGCATGCGCCCTTCCCAGGGGCGGGTGCCGTTCGGCCCGACCCCGGAACTGTTCGTGCAGCAACTGGCTACCGAAGGGCCGATGGGACGCACGGTAGCCGATGTGGCGCGGCTGTTGAGCACCCAGGCCGGTTACGATCCGCGGGTGCCCTTGTCCCTCAAGGAGGACCCGGCGCTGTTGCAGGCGCCTCTGCAACGTGACGTGCGGGGCCTGCGCCTGGGCTGGTTGGGGGACTACAACGGCTACCTGGCCATGGAGCAGGGGATATTGAGCCTGTGTGAAAAGGCTTTGGCCGACTTCACCCGGCTGGGCTGTGAAGTGGAAAGCTGCCAGCCGGATTTCTCCATGGCGCAGTTGTGGGACTGCTGGCTGGTGCACCGGCACTGGCTGGTCCAGGGCTCCCTGGGGCTGTTGCACGGCGACCCGGACAAACGCCGCTGGCTCAAGCCCGAGGCCCGCTGGGAAGTGGAGGGGGCCGCCAACCTGAGTGCTGCGGATGTGTACCGCGCGTCCCAGAGTCGCAGCGACTGGTACCGCGCCTTGCAGCGATTGTTCGAGCGTTACGATTTTCTGCTGTTGCCCACGGCCCAGGTGTTCCCTTTCGATGCACGGCAGGCCTGGCCAAGGCAGATCAATGGGCAGGAAATGGATACCTATCATCGCTGGATGGAAGTGGTGATCGGTCCGACCCTGGCCGGCCTGCCCAGCATCAGCATTCCGGTGGGATTCAATCTGGCGGGCCGGCCCATGGGCATGCAGATCATCGGTCCGGCCCAGGCCGACCATGCTGTGCTGCAGCTGGCTCATGCCCATGAACAACTGACGCAATGGGTACGCCAGCGCCCGCCAGGTAATCTGCTGTAA
- a CDS encoding IclR family transcriptional regulator gives MASKVESGSVRSVERALAIVELLGQHQALGLEELHYLTGLPKATVSRMLLTLQEQGWIYRGLSDRRYRLSARSLFGDSRQRFKRRLVEQAAPWLLELSARTGLVSDLSSFDGEHLEVLESAVPQVLRKRYPNNSRIVGQHASLFHSAMGKACLGALASAEVQRLAERERVPVEEQQQACAQSQHLGFGQRTEGHWEYPVRLPFLIRAVALPLQAEGRVIGSIALHWPMDLSCVEQVRNRHLGLLAATVEQLQKSLA, from the coding sequence ATGGCCAGCAAGGTCGAAAGCGGCAGTGTGCGTTCCGTGGAACGGGCCTTGGCGATTGTCGAGTTACTCGGTCAGCACCAGGCCCTGGGGCTGGAGGAGTTGCACTACCTGACCGGGCTGCCCAAGGCGACGGTGTCGCGCATGTTGCTGACCTTGCAGGAGCAGGGCTGGATCTACCGGGGCTTGAGTGACCGGCGCTATCGCTTGAGCGCGCGCAGCCTGTTCGGTGACAGCCGACAACGCTTCAAGCGCCGCCTGGTGGAGCAGGCGGCGCCCTGGCTGCTGGAATTGAGTGCACGCACCGGGCTGGTCAGCGACTTGTCGAGTTTCGACGGCGAGCACCTGGAAGTCCTGGAAAGCGCGGTGCCCCAGGTGTTGCGCAAGCGCTACCCGAACAACAGCCGGATTGTCGGCCAGCATGCCAGCCTGTTTCATTCGGCCATGGGCAAGGCCTGCCTGGGGGCCCTGGCCAGCGCCGAAGTCCAGCGGCTGGCCGAGCGCGAGCGAGTACCGGTCGAAGAGCAGCAACAGGCCTGCGCCCAATCCCAGCACCTGGGGTTTGGCCAGCGCACTGAAGGCCACTGGGAATATCCGGTGCGCCTGCCTTTTCTGATTCGCGCCGTGGCCTTGCCGCTGCAGGCCGAGGGGCGGGTGATCGGTAGCATCGCCCTGCATTGGCCGATGGACCTGAGCTGCGTCGAGCAGGTGCGCAATCGTCATTTGGGGCTGCTGGCCGCCACCGTCGAACAACTGCAGAAAAGCCTCGCCTGA
- a CDS encoding MFS transporter — protein sequence MSTSSPAASKTRQVVAAVVGNALEWYDFIVYGFLASFVARQFFPAEDEYTSLLMALATFGVGFFMRPVGGVLLGIYSDRKGRKAAMMVIIQLMTLAIAMIVFAPNYAAIGIGAPLLIVVARMLQGFATGGEYASATAYLVESAPAHKKGLYGSWQLVGQCLAVFSGAAMVAAVTHFFSPQTLDLWGWRLPFVIGLLIGPVGLWIRKYMEEPEAFIEARKQVRGNGPGLWQVVSSQRRAILVSMGLCSGSTVSFYVVLVNMPTFAHANLGLPLDQVLLVQMFAVALMTLVIPFSGALSDRIGRRPVLAAFTLAFFIMVYPLYVWVAAAPSIERLLVMQILLCGAIGGFFGPAPTALAEQFPIEVRSTGVSVAYNLAVMLFGGFAPLIVTWLSRVMATPVAPSFYVLATSIFSLLGIYCMYDAVRDTKPDALPLGGES from the coding sequence ATGAGCACTTCGAGTCCCGCTGCTTCCAAGACCCGGCAGGTGGTTGCCGCCGTCGTCGGCAACGCCCTGGAATGGTACGACTTCATCGTCTATGGCTTTCTCGCCAGCTTCGTCGCCCGCCAGTTCTTTCCGGCGGAGGATGAATACACCTCGCTGCTGATGGCCCTGGCCACCTTCGGCGTGGGCTTTTTCATGCGTCCGGTGGGCGGTGTGCTGCTGGGGATCTACTCCGATCGCAAGGGCCGCAAGGCCGCGATGATGGTGATCATCCAACTGATGACCCTGGCCATCGCGATGATCGTGTTTGCCCCCAACTACGCGGCCATTGGCATTGGCGCGCCACTGCTGATCGTGGTGGCGCGCATGCTCCAGGGCTTTGCCACCGGAGGGGAGTACGCCAGCGCCACGGCTTACCTGGTGGAGAGTGCGCCGGCCCACAAGAAGGGCCTGTACGGTTCCTGGCAACTGGTTGGCCAGTGTCTGGCGGTGTTCAGCGGGGCGGCGATGGTGGCGGCGGTGACCCACTTCTTTTCGCCCCAGACCCTGGATCTCTGGGGCTGGCGCCTGCCGTTCGTGATCGGCCTGCTGATCGGTCCGGTGGGCCTGTGGATCCGCAAGTACATGGAAGAGCCGGAGGCCTTCATCGAGGCGCGCAAGCAGGTGCGGGGCAATGGGCCGGGGCTGTGGCAGGTGGTGTCGAGCCAGCGCCGGGCGATTCTGGTGTCCATGGGCTTGTGCAGCGGCAGCACCGTGTCCTTCTACGTGGTGCTGGTGAACATGCCGACCTTCGCCCACGCCAACCTCGGCCTGCCCCTGGATCAGGTACTGCTGGTGCAGATGTTCGCCGTGGCCCTGATGACCCTGGTGATCCCCTTTTCCGGGGCGCTGTCGGACCGGATCGGCCGGCGTCCGGTGCTGGCGGCCTTCACCCTGGCGTTTTTCATCATGGTCTATCCCTTGTATGTCTGGGTCGCCGCCGCGCCGTCCATCGAGCGCCTGCTGGTGATGCAGATCCTGCTGTGTGGCGCCATTGGCGGTTTCTTCGGTCCTGCTCCCACCGCCCTGGCCGAGCAGTTTCCCATCGAGGTGCGTTCCACCGGCGTCTCCGTGGCGTATAACCTGGCGGTGATGCTGTTCGGCGGTTTCGCGCCCTTGATCGTGACCTGGCTGAGCCGGGTCATGGCCACGCCGGTGGCGCCGTCCTTCTATGTCCTGGCGACTTCGATCTTCAGTCTGCTGGGCATCTATTGCATGTACGACGCGGTCCGGGACACCAAGCCCGATGCCCTGCCCCTGGGAGGCGAGTCTTGA